In Vibrio gangliei, a single window of DNA contains:
- a CDS encoding NUDIX hydrolase, giving the protein MTQTILHRWKSIQLAEIDVTLPTGQSVVHTTIVHPGAAVILPITGDGDIILLKQFRPSLNKWIYELPAGTLEANESPIECARRELIEESGYQAGQLISLGQCTPLAGFCDEIQHLFVATQLSENQTLTQDDDEVIEVLKVPLSKVEQWILDDQISDSKTIACLYKAKLAGLLN; this is encoded by the coding sequence ATGACTCAAACCATATTACATCGTTGGAAATCCATACAATTAGCTGAAATCGATGTCACTCTTCCTACCGGGCAAAGTGTGGTGCATACGACCATTGTCCATCCAGGTGCGGCGGTCATATTACCCATCACAGGCGACGGTGATATTATCTTGCTTAAACAGTTTAGGCCGTCACTGAATAAATGGATTTACGAATTACCCGCAGGCACATTAGAAGCCAATGAATCCCCTATTGAATGTGCCCGTCGAGAATTAATTGAAGAAAGTGGTTATCAAGCAGGTCAATTGATCTCGTTAGGTCAATGCACACCTTTAGCCGGCTTCTGCGATGAAATTCAACACCTTTTTGTTGCCACTCAATTGTCAGAGAATCAAACACTGACTCAAGATGATGATGAAGTCATTGAAGTGCTCAAAGTGCCGCTATCAAAAGTCGAGCAATGGATTTTAGACGATCAAATTTCTGATTCAAAAACCATTGCCTGTTTATATAAAGCGAAACTCGCTGGACTCTTAAATTAA
- the ltaE gene encoding low-specificity L-threonine aldolase, translated as MDFRSDTVTQPTQAMRVAMANAIVGDDVYGDDPTINALELWAAERHGFEAALFTSSGTQANLLGLMSHCERGDEYLCGQQAHNYKFEGGGAAVLGSIQPQPIQNEPDGTLCFKALEQAIKPNDFHFARTKLLSLENTINGKVLPLEYLRQAREFTIKHGLQLHLDGARVYNAAVALNVDIKEISCHFDSMTICLSKGLAAPVGSLLLGSKDFIHKARRIRKMLGGGMRQAGILAAAGKLALTEQVDRLAIDHDNAKKLANALTTIDGIMVNVEHVQTNIVFAKLSSEIDQNALQVFLKQQGILIGSGNPLRFVLHNDIQANDVDVLIEQIKRFMSQ; from the coding sequence ATGGATTTTCGTTCTGACACAGTAACGCAACCTACTCAAGCTATGCGAGTTGCCATGGCTAATGCCATCGTAGGTGATGACGTATATGGTGACGATCCAACGATTAATGCTTTAGAGCTTTGGGCGGCAGAACGACATGGCTTTGAAGCGGCGTTGTTTACTAGTTCAGGCACCCAGGCCAACCTGCTTGGACTAATGAGCCATTGTGAACGTGGAGATGAATATTTGTGTGGACAGCAAGCCCATAATTATAAGTTTGAAGGCGGTGGCGCGGCGGTTTTAGGTTCAATTCAACCACAGCCCATCCAGAATGAACCCGATGGCACTTTGTGTTTTAAAGCACTTGAACAAGCCATCAAACCTAACGACTTTCACTTTGCTCGAACCAAGTTACTGAGTCTTGAAAACACGATTAACGGTAAAGTATTGCCACTTGAATACTTGCGCCAAGCTCGTGAATTTACCATTAAACATGGACTTCAACTTCACTTAGATGGTGCGCGTGTATATAACGCCGCTGTTGCCCTTAATGTGGATATTAAAGAAATTAGTTGTCACTTTGATTCGATGACCATTTGTTTATCAAAAGGCCTCGCAGCTCCTGTAGGATCATTACTTCTTGGCAGCAAAGACTTTATCCATAAAGCACGCCGCATTCGTAAAATGCTCGGCGGTGGCATGCGTCAGGCGGGCATTTTGGCTGCCGCGGGTAAACTCGCTCTCACCGAACAAGTTGATAGGCTGGCCATTGATCATGACAACGCTAAAAAGTTAGCTAATGCACTGACGACCATTGATGGCATTATGGTTAACGTCGAACACGTTCAAACCAACATTGTGTTTGCGAAATTATCTTCAGAAATCGACCAAAATGCTTTGCAAGTTTTCTTAAAGCAACAAGGCATATTGATTGGCTCTGGTAACCCTCTTCGCTTTGTGTTGCACAATGATATTCAAGCAAACGATGTGGATGTATTGATTGAGCAAATAAAGCGTTTTATGAGTCAGTAA
- a CDS encoding TetR/AcrR family transcriptional regulator, which produces MTDVGSTLNSGTEKKQGRRSAQEAEQTKKAILKVGAELFCQYGYKKVSLRQISEQAGVSHSLLRYHFGCKEKIWQQISDGIYQYFQNYFQYIIDSLPKNLPANVQLYKLMNRVLACSLNDPRPITFLADAVRQEAKMVNYLLEPSKKNNQLLDRLITEFKQAYPHSTLTSKTLRWQASMYSHSASTLQPLMLHAYEMEDKEQALFTHWQQFSQLLAVQLHIEPEYIELPSSLADIIVPPPKDPNE; this is translated from the coding sequence TTGACTGATGTTGGTAGTACATTGAATAGCGGAACAGAAAAGAAACAAGGTCGCCGTAGTGCACAAGAAGCAGAGCAGACTAAAAAAGCCATTTTAAAAGTGGGCGCAGAGCTTTTTTGCCAATATGGCTACAAGAAAGTGTCTTTAAGACAAATCAGTGAACAAGCGGGTGTCTCTCATAGTTTGTTACGTTATCACTTCGGCTGCAAAGAGAAAATATGGCAGCAAATCAGCGATGGCATTTACCAATATTTCCAGAATTACTTTCAATATATCATTGATTCTCTTCCAAAAAACTTACCTGCAAATGTTCAGCTGTATAAGTTAATGAACCGAGTATTGGCGTGCAGTTTGAATGATCCGCGCCCTATTACGTTTTTAGCTGATGCGGTTCGACAAGAAGCGAAAATGGTCAATTATTTACTTGAGCCAAGTAAGAAAAATAACCAATTGCTTGATCGTTTGATAACGGAGTTCAAACAAGCCTACCCACATTCAACACTGACTTCGAAAACATTACGTTGGCAAGCTTCTATGTATTCTCATTCAGCCAGCACACTGCAACCACTTATGTTGCATGCTTATGAAATGGAAGACAAAGAACAAGCATTGTTTACCCATTGGCAGCAATTTAGCCAGCTATTAGCGGTACAGTTGCACATCGAGCCGGAGTACATCGAATTACCAAGCAGTTTAGCTGATATTATCGTCCCCCCACCTAAAGATCCGAATGAGTAA
- a CDS encoding DEAD/DEAH box helicase: MSLQSPFQSLGLSSSICQTLSQLGFEMPTDIQLQAIPQILEGKDILASAQTGTGKTAAFGLPIIQRLLDAQAYEVETISAPENNQPSKQTQAAAVKALVLTPTRELAQQVFDNLQSYNQKLKIVVVYGGTSMSVQTKHVKAGADIVVATPGRLLDHLFVGNLHLKHTEMLVLDEADRMMDMGFMPDLQRILRRMSPEKQTLFFSATFTKRIREVAYKLLNDPVEIQIAPENSTADTVEQMVYPVNKSRKRELLSYLIGSRNWQQVLVFAKTKQTSDALAKELILDGIQAASINGDKSQGARQKALDDFKAGKVRALIATDVAARGLDIQQLPHVVNYELPFKAEDYVHRIGRTGRAGEKGQAISLMCPQEQYLLEAIENLLDKRLPQEWLAGYEPIFEEEEPQMKRRSRSSEKRKMKAKLNIHKNRGKRR; this comes from the coding sequence ATGTCTCTTCAATCGCCATTCCAATCACTGGGTTTATCGTCTTCTATTTGCCAAACATTAAGCCAACTGGGTTTTGAAATGCCGACTGACATTCAGTTGCAAGCGATACCTCAGATATTGGAAGGAAAAGATATTCTTGCCAGCGCACAAACGGGGACGGGTAAAACTGCTGCGTTTGGCTTACCTATTATTCAGCGTTTATTGGATGCACAAGCCTACGAAGTCGAGACAATTTCAGCCCCTGAGAATAATCAACCTTCTAAACAGACCCAAGCTGCGGCAGTGAAAGCCTTAGTTTTAACGCCAACGCGCGAGTTAGCACAGCAAGTTTTTGATAACCTGCAATCATACAATCAAAAACTCAAAATCGTTGTTGTGTATGGTGGCACAAGTATGAGTGTTCAAACCAAACATGTGAAAGCAGGCGCCGATATTGTAGTTGCCACACCAGGGCGATTATTGGATCACCTTTTCGTCGGTAACTTGCACTTAAAACACACGGAAATGCTGGTATTAGATGAGGCTGATCGCATGATGGATATGGGGTTCATGCCCGATTTGCAACGAATTTTGCGTAGAATGAGCCCAGAAAAACAAACCTTATTTTTCTCTGCCACCTTTACCAAACGTATTCGTGAAGTGGCATATAAACTCCTCAATGATCCAGTTGAGATACAGATTGCACCAGAGAACAGCACCGCAGATACTGTTGAGCAAATGGTGTATCCAGTCAATAAATCACGTAAGCGCGAACTGTTATCCTATCTAATTGGCTCACGCAATTGGCAGCAAGTGTTGGTGTTTGCTAAAACCAAGCAAACATCTGATGCTTTAGCAAAAGAGCTAATACTAGATGGCATTCAAGCGGCATCCATTAATGGTGATAAAAGCCAAGGTGCAAGACAAAAGGCGTTGGATGACTTTAAAGCGGGTAAAGTGCGTGCGCTCATTGCAACTGATGTGGCTGCTCGCGGGTTAGATATCCAGCAGCTACCTCATGTCGTCAATTACGAATTACCCTTCAAAGCTGAAGATTATGTACACCGAATTGGACGCACTGGGCGCGCAGGTGAAAAAGGGCAAGCGATTTCGTTAATGTGCCCACAAGAGCAATATTTACTCGAAGCGATTGAGAACCTGCTGGATAAACGCCTGCCACAAGAATGGCTAGCGGGCTATGAACCGATATTTGAAGAGGAAGAACCACAGATGAAGCGTCGTAGTCGTTCTTCTGAAAAGCGTAAAATGAAAGCTAAACTCAATATTCATAAAAACCGTGGTAAACGCCGTTAA